From Triticum aestivum cultivar Chinese Spring chromosome 4A, IWGSC CS RefSeq v2.1, whole genome shotgun sequence, a single genomic window includes:
- the LOC123087602 gene encoding chemocyanin has protein sequence MAARGGGSANVAVLLAVLLLCTLVAEAAVFNVGDRGGWSFNTNSWPTGKRFKAGDVLVFKYDATAHDVVAVSAAGYKACAKPANGAKVYKSGADRVTLARGTNYFICSIPGHCQSGMKIAVTAA, from the exons ATGGCCGCACGGGGAGGAGGCAGTGCCAACGTGGCCGTGCTCCTTGCCGTGCTTCTTCTCTGCACTCtcgtggcggaggcggcggtgttCAACGTCGGCGACCGCGGCGGCTGGTCCTTCAACACCAACTCCTGGCCCACCGGCAAGCGCTTCAAGGCCGGCGACGTCCTAG TGTTCAAGTACGACGCGACGGCGCACGACGTGGTGGCGGTGAGCGCGGCGGGGTACAAGGCCTGCGCCAAGCCGGCAAACGGCGCCAAGGTGTACAAGTCCGGTGCCGACCGCGTCACCCTCGCCCGCGGCACAAACTACTTCATCTGTAGCATCCCCGGACACTGCCAATCCGGCATGAAGATCGCCGTCACTGCCGCCTAG